From Woronichinia naegeliana WA131, the proteins below share one genomic window:
- a CDS encoding class I SAM-dependent DNA methyltransferase — translation MPLSWNEIKSRAIAFQKEWEGESSEKAESQSFWNEFFNVFGISRRRVASFEQPIKKVDKKQGFIDLLWKGTILIEHKSRGKSLEKATQQAKDYFPNLKKHELPRYILVSDFQRFRLCDYDSDNYTEFELSDFVQNVHLFDFIAGYEKRVYKDSDPVNIKAAELMGRFHDRLKEVGYTGHDLEVYLVRLLFCLFADDTGIFNKVIFWEYIDLHTKEDGSDLAMHIASIFQVLNTPKEKRLKNLDENLTQFPYVNGKLFEESLPLAAFDSKMREMLLEACAFDWGQISPAIFGSMFQAVMNPKERRNLGAHYTSEKNIQKVIKPLFLDDLYAEFEKIKSNQNKLQEFHKKIASLYFLDPACGCGNFLIITYRELRDLEILVLKELNKNGQLWTNVSAIIQVDVDQFAGIEYDEFAVRVAEVAMWLIDHQMNMKVSNTFGQYFVRLPLKKAAKIVNGNALRIDWTEIVSKEKLNFILGNPPFVGKHLQNAAQKADMNHVLGGVKGAGVLDYVTAWYIKAAEFIQNTLIRCALVSTNSISQGEQVGILWQELYKNYKIKIHFAHRTFSWSNEAKGNAAVHCVIIGFGVQDIENKRIFDYADIKGEATEKKAKNINPYLTEGNDLIILKKIKPICNVPEMIKGSQPTDGGNLLMNDEEKEQYIRQEPDGKKFIKLFISADEFLNNKRRWCFWLIEIQPKELKQLPLLLKRVEAVKEMRLASSKVATIKWAQFPTLFTEDRQPTTDYVLVPRVSSENRKYIPLGFFNRNIIVSDTCIAIPSGSIYLFGLLTSEMHMTWVKYVCGRLESRFRYSNTIVYNNYPFPEALTDKQKQTVETCAQAVLDTRAKYPDSSLANLYDRLTMPPDLIKAHQKLDKAVDLCYRPQPFTSELNRIEYLFELYEKLMAPLLPTAKQTRKKRPKAKS, via the coding sequence ATGCCTTTAAGTTGGAATGAAATTAAAAGTCGGGCGATCGCCTTTCAGAAGGAATGGGAAGGGGAGAGTTCCGAAAAAGCGGAGTCTCAATCCTTTTGGAATGAGTTTTTTAATGTGTTTGGTATTTCACGACGACGGGTCGCTAGTTTTGAGCAACCTATAAAAAAAGTAGATAAAAAGCAGGGTTTTATTGATTTGTTATGGAAAGGAACTATTTTAATTGAGCATAAGTCACGGGGTAAAAGTTTAGAGAAAGCAACCCAACAGGCTAAGGATTATTTTCCTAATTTAAAGAAGCATGAGTTACCTCGCTATATTTTAGTGTCAGATTTTCAACGGTTTAGACTGTGTGATTATGATTCGGATAATTATACAGAATTTGAGTTAAGTGATTTTGTTCAAAATGTTCATTTATTTGATTTTATTGCAGGTTATGAAAAACGGGTTTATAAGGATAGCGATCCTGTTAATATTAAAGCGGCTGAGTTAATGGGAAGATTCCATGATCGCCTCAAGGAAGTTGGTTATACGGGGCATGATTTGGAAGTTTATCTAGTGCGATTATTGTTTTGTTTGTTTGCCGATGATACTGGTATTTTTAATAAGGTTATTTTCTGGGAGTACATTGATTTGCATACAAAAGAGGATGGTAGTGATTTGGCGATGCACATTGCTTCCATTTTTCAGGTTTTAAATACACCAAAGGAAAAGCGATTAAAAAATTTAGATGAAAATTTAACCCAATTTCCCTATGTGAATGGCAAGTTATTTGAGGAGTCGTTACCCCTCGCGGCTTTTGATAGCAAGATGCGAGAAATGTTATTAGAGGCTTGTGCTTTTGATTGGGGACAAATTTCGCCAGCTATTTTTGGTTCTATGTTTCAAGCTGTAATGAATCCGAAGGAGCGGCGTAATTTAGGAGCGCATTATACTTCTGAGAAAAATATTCAAAAGGTGATTAAGCCCTTATTTTTGGATGATTTATATGCAGAATTTGAAAAGATTAAGTCTAATCAAAATAAGTTACAGGAATTTCATAAAAAGATTGCTAGTTTATATTTTCTTGATCCTGCCTGTGGCTGTGGCAATTTTTTAATTATTACCTATCGGGAGTTACGGGATTTAGAAATATTAGTCTTGAAAGAGTTAAATAAAAATGGGCAATTATGGACAAATGTTAGTGCAATTATTCAGGTGGATGTGGATCAGTTTGCGGGCATTGAATACGATGAGTTTGCGGTACGGGTAGCCGAGGTGGCAATGTGGTTAATTGATCACCAGATGAATATGAAGGTGAGCAATACTTTTGGCCAGTATTTTGTGCGTTTGCCATTAAAGAAAGCGGCGAAGATTGTTAATGGAAATGCGTTACGAATTGATTGGACAGAGATTGTGTCAAAGGAGAAGCTCAATTTTATTTTAGGGAATCCCCCCTTTGTGGGGAAACATTTACAAAATGCTGCTCAAAAGGCTGACATGAATCATGTTTTAGGGGGTGTCAAAGGAGCAGGGGTTTTAGATTATGTAACGGCATGGTATATCAAAGCGGCTGAATTTATTCAAAACACTTTAATCCGTTGCGCTTTAGTTAGCACCAATTCTATTTCTCAGGGTGAACAAGTTGGGATTCTTTGGCAAGAGCTTTATAAAAACTATAAAATTAAAATTCATTTTGCCCATCGTACTTTTAGCTGGAGTAACGAAGCAAAAGGGAACGCCGCAGTTCATTGTGTGATTATTGGTTTTGGCGTACAAGATATTGAGAATAAACGTATTTTTGATTATGCTGATATTAAAGGAGAAGCAACAGAGAAAAAAGCTAAAAATATTAATCCATATTTAACAGAAGGAAATGATTTAATCATTTTAAAAAAAATAAAACCCATTTGTAACGTGCCTGAAATGATCAAAGGCAGCCAACCTACAGATGGTGGTAATCTTCTAATGAATGACGAAGAAAAAGAACAGTATATCCGACAAGAACCTGATGGAAAAAAATTCATTAAGCTTTTTATTTCTGCTGATGAGTTTCTGAATAATAAAAGACGCTGGTGTTTTTGGTTAATAGAGATACAGCCTAAAGAATTGAAGCAGTTGCCCTTATTATTAAAAAGAGTAGAAGCTGTTAAAGAAATGCGTTTGGCTAGTTCTAAAGTTGCAACAATTAAATGGGCACAGTTCCCAACCTTATTTACTGAAGATAGGCAACCTACAACTGATTATGTATTAGTACCTAGAGTTTCATCAGAAAATAGAAAATATATTCCACTAGGCTTTTTCAATAGAAATATAATAGTTAGTGATACCTGTATTGCAATTCCAAGTGGTAGTATTTATCTCTTTGGTCTGTTAACTTCTGAAATGCACATGACTTGGGTTAAATATGTTTGCGGACGTTTAGAAAGTCGCTTTCGTTATTCCAATACAATTGTATATAACAATTATCCCTTTCCTGAAGCTCTCACCGATAAACAAAAACAAACCGTCGAAACCTGTGCTCAAGCAGTGCTGGATACCAGAGCTAAATATCCTGACAGTAGCCTTGCTAATTTATACGATCGCTTAACCATGCCTCCCGATCTAATCAAAGCTCACCAAAAACTCGATAAAGCCGTTGATTTATGTTATCGTCCCCAACCCTTTACCAGTGAATTAAACCGCATTGAATATCTCTTTGAACTCTACGAAAAATTAATGGCTCCCTTACTCCCCACCGCCAAACAAACACGAAAAAAACGCCCCAAGGCAAAATCCTAA
- a CDS encoding cytochrome P450 encodes MSVLTGPKTHPFVQLLQWLRDPLEYMDRNGREFGAMFRGYFTGKPCVMVSSPQGLQEILTGSAFTAPGTLNEVARPLLGSNSLILLSDPEHQQRRKLLMPPFHGDRLFSYGQIIQEITEQVMATWQAGQPFDVRESMQEITLRVILKAVFGLQEGDRLEKLKTALVKRFEMTAKGFGSTFIFLPFLQKDWGKWSPWGRIMAQQKYCDDLIYAEIRDRRANPDSDRIDILNLLLTATDDAGESLSDVELRDELMTLLFAGHETTATALSWALYLIHQHPDVYQQLMVELGNLGPNPDPITTFKLPYLTAICNETLRLYPVGMLTFARQANQPVSLGGYDLEADTVVIGSIYLNHRRPDIYPEPEKFKPDRFLERQFSPYEFIPFGAGSRRCIGTALAQFEMKLVLATLLSQLKLEHSSPTHPLKPLRRGALLAMESGFTMIKLSAGIN; translated from the coding sequence ATGTCCGTCCTCACTGGCCCGAAAACCCATCCTTTTGTGCAATTGCTTCAATGGTTGCGTGATCCGTTAGAGTACATGGATCGCAATGGCAGAGAGTTTGGGGCTATGTTTAGGGGTTACTTTACGGGTAAACCTTGTGTTATGGTCAGTAGTCCCCAGGGTTTACAGGAAATCTTGACAGGTTCCGCTTTTACCGCTCCAGGGACATTAAATGAGGTGGCTCGTCCCTTGTTGGGGTCTAATTCTTTGATTTTATTGAGCGATCCTGAACATCAACAACGACGCAAACTTTTAATGCCGCCTTTTCACGGCGATCGCCTATTTAGCTATGGACAGATCATCCAGGAAATCACAGAACAGGTGATGGCAACCTGGCAAGCTGGTCAGCCGTTTGATGTGCGTGAATCCATGCAGGAAATTACGCTCCGTGTCATTTTAAAAGCAGTCTTTGGTTTGCAAGAAGGCGATCGCCTAGAAAAATTAAAAACGGCTTTGGTTAAACGCTTTGAAATGACCGCTAAGGGTTTTGGATCAACCTTTATCTTTCTACCCTTTTTACAAAAAGACTGGGGAAAATGGAGTCCCTGGGGCCGCATTATGGCTCAACAAAAATACTGTGATGACCTAATCTATGCTGAAATCCGCGATCGCCGCGCCAATCCTGACAGCGATCGTATTGATATTTTAAATTTATTGCTAACTGCCACCGATGATGCAGGAGAAAGCCTCAGCGATGTTGAACTTCGTGATGAATTAATGACGCTCTTATTTGCAGGGCATGAAACCACCGCCACCGCTTTAAGTTGGGCATTATATCTAATTCACCAACATCCCGATGTCTATCAACAACTGATGGTAGAACTGGGAAACCTTGGGCCCAACCCAGACCCCATAACAACTTTTAAATTGCCCTATCTGACTGCTATTTGTAATGAAACGTTACGGCTTTATCCTGTGGGAATGCTGACCTTTGCACGACAGGCTAATCAGCCCGTTTCCCTTGGCGGTTATGACCTTGAAGCTGACACCGTTGTCATCGGTTCAATTTATCTTAACCATCGTCGTCCTGATATTTATCCCGAACCTGAAAAATTTAAACCTGATCGCTTTTTAGAACGTCAATTTTCGCCCTACGAATTCATTCCTTTTGGCGCAGGAAGTCGTCGTTGTATTGGCACAGCCCTCGCTCAATTTGAGATGAAATTAGTTTTAGCTACCTTACTCTCCCAACTGAAACTGGAACATTCTAGTCCTACTCATCCCTTAAAACCCTTGCGTCGAGGGGCCTTATTGGCAATGGAATCGGGTTTTACCATGATCAAATTATCAGCTGGTATTAACTGA
- a CDS encoding AAA family ATPase translates to MLKAIHLKNVGPAPEITLDCASRLNILTGDNGLGKTFLLDIIWWCLNGQQGKNPVNFHQKQENNTEIKSQILSQENLVIYSRVDGGFSVYMPYRDKYFNLSNDEVWNGRRKGNKVTCYGLIDDWIKWQNQPDQTNFNLLSKVIKRLSATDEQIEIGLPTRTSLIDIRDIPTIKLPYETIPVTHASAGIKRILSLAYILVWVQSENLITSKLLKEEPAHQLIFLMDETEAHLHPRWQRTILPAILNVIEGLQDKMTVQAFITTHSPLVLASVEPIFDAEQDKLFLFELNQKEVNLNEIPWAKQGDVIGWLTSEIFGLKQARSKEAEQAIEAAQAWMRKDDMSQFPENLNTKEKIHQQLLKLLPGHDPFSPVG, encoded by the coding sequence ATGCTCAAAGCAATTCATCTTAAAAATGTTGGCCCCGCTCCTGAAATTACTCTAGACTGTGCCTCTCGACTCAATATTTTAACAGGAGATAATGGACTCGGTAAAACCTTTTTACTCGATATTATCTGGTGGTGTCTTAACGGACAACAAGGGAAAAATCCTGTAAATTTTCATCAAAAACAAGAAAACAATACAGAAATCAAATCTCAAATCTTATCCCAAGAAAACCTCGTTATTTATAGTCGAGTTGACGGTGGCTTTTCTGTTTATATGCCCTATAGAGATAAATATTTTAATCTTTCTAATGATGAAGTTTGGAATGGCCGTAGAAAAGGCAATAAAGTCACTTGTTATGGATTGATTGACGATTGGATAAAATGGCAAAATCAACCTGATCAAACTAACTTTAACTTGCTATCAAAAGTCATTAAACGACTTTCCGCAACGGACGAACAAATTGAAATTGGCCTACCGACCCGTACCTCTTTAATAGATATTAGAGATATTCCCACCATTAAATTACCCTATGAAACGATTCCTGTCACCCATGCTTCGGCTGGAATCAAACGCATTTTAAGTTTAGCCTATATTTTAGTTTGGGTACAATCAGAAAACCTGATCACCTCAAAATTATTAAAAGAAGAACCTGCCCATCAACTAATTTTTTTAATGGATGAAACCGAAGCCCATTTACATCCTCGCTGGCAAAGAACTATCCTTCCTGCAATCTTAAACGTTATTGAAGGACTACAGGATAAAATGACTGTTCAAGCCTTTATTACCACCCATTCTCCCCTGGTCTTAGCTTCCGTTGAACCTATTTTTGATGCAGAACAAGATAAATTATTTTTATTTGAACTCAATCAAAAAGAAGTCAACTTAAATGAAATTCCCTGGGCAAAACAAGGCGATGTTATTGGTTGGCTAACTTCAGAAATTTTTGGACTCAAACAGGCTCGATCCAAAGAAGCAGAGCAAGCGATCGAAGCCGCCCAAGCCTGGATGAGAAAAGATGATATGAGTCAATTTCCAGAAAACTTAAACACAAAAGAAAAGATTCATCAACAATTGCTTAAACTCTTACCTGGTCACGACCCTTTTTCCCCCGTTGGATAG
- a CDS encoding MFS transporter, whose amino-acid sequence MSEPNKSLNLTMFRTLRHRQFLWMWGANLFSNFGTSTYVLAINWIAVKEHGGIGLGAITLAYGLSQFIFQLFGGVVSDRFNRKVVFVITESSALILAVILALFATDKFFPIWFLALMNGLNGAISAFDTPARTTLINELVPGEDLVQAQQLYGLAANTTSILGPALGGLLLSLGDTAIAFWFNAFSFIPVLISLFFIHAHPRAKSHQGPSIPMLTSIVEGLGYVRQNEQVRTLILLMSIVMILGMPYQTLLPMFAHKVLHAGSSEFAALSSAVGLGGFLGTLMTTNLGNNPQSGRWLFYTSLMFGLFIFLFVESPVIHWAALSVCLAGACSAITLNLDSGLIQSFSPETFRGRMTSISGLNKGALSISAALAGYASHYFGMVSIQIIFIILMVVSLLWLSPHLSKINQATLVAE is encoded by the coding sequence ATGTCTGAACCGAACAAAAGTTTAAATCTAACGATGTTTAGAACCCTGCGCCATCGTCAGTTTCTCTGGATGTGGGGTGCTAATCTATTTTCTAATTTTGGGACATCAACCTATGTTTTAGCCATTAATTGGATTGCGGTTAAAGAACATGGTGGGATTGGTTTAGGGGCAATTACCCTCGCCTATGGTTTATCTCAATTTATTTTTCAATTATTTGGAGGGGTCGTTAGCGATCGCTTTAATCGAAAAGTGGTATTTGTGATTACCGAAAGTTCAGCCTTGATTTTGGCTGTGATTTTAGCCCTATTTGCAACAGACAAATTTTTCCCAATCTGGTTTCTTGCTCTCATGAATGGCCTAAATGGCGCGATCTCTGCTTTTGACACCCCAGCCCGTACCACGCTCATTAATGAGTTAGTCCCAGGGGAAGATTTAGTTCAAGCCCAGCAACTCTATGGGTTGGCGGCTAATACAACTTCTATTTTAGGGCCAGCCCTGGGAGGATTATTGTTAAGTTTGGGAGATACGGCGATCGCCTTTTGGTTTAACGCCTTCAGTTTTATTCCCGTGTTAATCAGTTTATTTTTTATCCATGCCCATCCCAGAGCCAAATCGCATCAAGGCCCTTCTATCCCGATGCTCACAAGTATTGTTGAAGGTCTTGGTTATGTTCGTCAGAATGAACAGGTTCGTACCCTAATTTTGTTGATGAGTATTGTCATGATTTTAGGGATGCCCTACCAAACCCTATTACCGATGTTTGCTCATAAAGTTCTCCATGCGGGATCGTCAGAATTTGCGGCTCTCTCTTCTGCGGTCGGTTTAGGCGGTTTTCTCGGCACGTTAATGACAACTAATTTAGGCAATAATCCCCAATCAGGACGATGGCTTTTTTATACCAGTCTGATGTTTGGCCTATTTATCTTTTTGTTTGTTGAATCCCCAGTCATTCATTGGGCCGCTTTGTCTGTTTGTTTGGCTGGAGCCTGTAGCGCGATTACCCTTAATCTAGATTCGGGTTTAATTCAATCTTTTTCTCCTGAAACCTTTCGCGGTAGAATGACCAGTATTTCCGGTTTAAACAAAGGAGCTTTGTCCATTAGTGCAGCTTTGGCAGGCTATGCTTCTCATTATTTTGGCATGGTTTCTATTCAAATTATTTTCATTATTTTAATGGTGGTTAGTTTGCTCTGGCTAAGCCCTCATTTAAGTAAAATTAATCAAGCGACGCTAGTAGCAGAGTAA
- a CDS encoding Uma2 family endonuclease yields MVAQLTTINYPESDGKPMADNTKQFHWITVIKQNLDWLFAQDPQVFIAGDLFWYPVEGRPEIVTAPDVLVVFGRPKGDRGSYKQWEENNIAPQVVFEILSPSNSKTEMEKKLIFYDRYGVEEYYIYDPDRCHLEGWLRSEKEILNNIPIMHNWISPRLGIRFEQSGEVLILYRPDGTPFHSFNEVNILLMEEQQRSESERQSAKIERQRAESEKERADRLEALLNQYRNQFGDLESPN; encoded by the coding sequence ATGGTTGCTCAATTAACGACAATTAATTATCCTGAGAGTGACGGTAAACCGATGGCTGATAATACCAAACAATTTCACTGGATTACGGTCATTAAACAGAATTTAGATTGGCTTTTTGCTCAAGATCCCCAGGTTTTTATTGCAGGAGATTTATTTTGGTATCCCGTAGAAGGTCGTCCAGAAATTGTCACGGCTCCCGATGTTTTAGTGGTATTTGGCCGACCAAAAGGCGATCGCGGTTCCTATAAACAATGGGAAGAAAATAATATCGCGCCTCAAGTTGTGTTTGAAATTCTGTCACCATCCAATAGCAAAACAGAAATGGAGAAAAAGCTCATTTTTTATGATCGTTACGGCGTAGAAGAATATTATATTTATGATCCAGATCGCTGTCATTTGGAAGGTTGGTTAAGGTCAGAAAAGGAAATTTTAAATAATATTCCCATAATGCACAACTGGATTAGTCCACGTTTAGGTATTCGTTTTGAACAATCGGGGGAAGTTTTAATACTTTATCGTCCTGACGGTACGCCTTTTCATTCCTTTAATGAGGTCAATATTTTATTAATGGAAGAACAACAACGCTCTGAATCTGAACGTCAAAGCGCGAAAATCGAACGACAACGGGCTGAATCAGAGAAAGAAAGGGCTGATCGCCTGGAGGCTTTATTAAATCAATACCGTAATCAGTTTGGGGATTTGGAATCTCCTAATTGA